The sequence TGCGACCACGCCCTGCCCTTCGCGGAACAGGTCGGGCAGAATGCCAGTATAGCGGGCCGCAATGTCGGTAGCGCCATCGGTCACGGTGAAGCTGTTGTCCTGCCCCTCGCGAACCCAGGAGCCCTCCTTGACCAGGCCGCCGAGGCGGATCGGCGTGCCCGCGGAAACCTCGCGCGCCACAACGTCGGAGGGTGAATAGAAGAACACGATCTGGTCGCGCAGCGCTACCAGCACCAGCGTCGTGGCCAGCGCCACCACCACGGCCAGGCCCGCGATGACCGCAAGCCGCTTCTGTTTGCGCGACCAGCCCTTCTTGCGGACGATGGTGTCGGTGGTCATGGCTGGGCTCCATTGATGGTGAGGCCGGCGCCGAGCGCCAAGGTGTCGAGGTCGCCGCGGTCAAACGCCTGTGGATAGGCGGCAACGGCATCGTCAAAGGCTGCCTGGGCGCGCTCGGTGTCGCCAAGCACGAGATAGGCGCGCACCAGTTGGGTCCATTCCTCGATCGTACCGCCGCTGGCCGCCAGGCGCTCGGCGAGCCCGCTGACCATCTGGCCGATCATCTCGGCCTCCTGGTCGTTGGTCGACGCCACCCCGCCATTCTGCGCCACAGCCAATCCCTGCTGCGCGCTGGCCAGCCACGGCTCGTCGCCCTTGGCCAGAGCCAGGACCTGCGTCCATACCGGAACGGCTTCGGCATATCGCTCCGCCCCCGTCAGCACGGAGGCGAGATAGAGCCGTGACATCACATGGCTTGGGTCCGCCGCAGCGGCCGCCTGCAGCAGCGTCGTAGCTTCGCCGATGTCGGTATCCTGGCCTTCCAGCAGCAGGGCTTCGGCGAGGCTCGTCTGTAGGTCCGGGGTCGCCCCGCCAAGCTCGATGACACGGCGATAGGCGCGTATGGCGTCGGCATAGCGCGCCTGCTCAACATAGGCCGGCGCGATGACCGTCCAACCGCGCAGGTCATCCGGCGTGGCCGCGAGCTGCTCCTCGATCCGCGCAATGGCGGTGTCGAGGTCAAGTTGCTGCGCCGCGACATCGGCCCTGCCGCTGAGGGGCTGGCTGGGCAGGTCGGGCTTGCCGAGCCAACCATAGACGGCGAAGGCCAACAGTCCGACAAGCAGCAGTCCGCCAAGCAAGGGGCCGCGTCCGAAACCAGGCCCGGCAGGCGCGACATGGCCGCTCTCGGCCTTGAGACGCAGGATTTCCCGGGCAAGCTCGCCCTTGGCCGCTGTCGCCTCGCTCTCCCCGAGCTTGCCGGCAGCCAGATCGGCGTCGATCCCCGCCAGAACGAGGCGAAAATGGCTGTTGGCATCGTCCGATTCAGGCGTGTCTGCGTTGACCACGCGCCAGCCGGCTGCGTAGTAGAGTGCAGCGCAGGCAATGGCGGTAACGGCGATGGCGATCAACCAGAAAAGCATGGCCCCTGGACGCTCAGGCAAGGCGCGAAAAGGTGCAAACCGGCTTTTCGCTGATAACCTTGCGACAACAAAACCTAGAGCCAGCCATCACTATGGCTCGGATGGCGAAAGGCTCTGCCCGCCGACGCATGGCAGGACGGCGTCATCTATAAGCCCACTGCGCGGAAAAACCACCAAAACACGCGATCGTGGGGCGGACGCATTGCCACAGGCAGACGAGCCGATGCCAACGCCTGCATCGGCAAGCATTGTGGCATGAACGAAGCCCGCATCGACTTCGCCATCGTCGGATCGACCCCGACAGCCCGGTTGGTCGCCGGGCTGCTGGCCTCCGTGCACGGCAAGAGCGTCGTGTTTTCCGGCGAGAGCCAGTCGAGTTATCGTCTGCCACGCGGTCTGGACCTGTCCGTCGCGCCGATCACGCGCCCGGAGACCTGGTCGCTCCTCAAGGCGGGCCTGCCAGAAACCCTCAAGCTGATCACGCGTTTGGGTGGTCGAAGGGCATGGTCGCGGGTCGATCCCATTCTGTTCAGCGAGGCCGCGGCCGGTCGGGAAGCCCTGGCCCACATCCGGCACATGGCAGTGGCCTTTGGCCACGCGGCCGAGCGGCTGCATGCCAAGACGATTGGCGCCGGGCGGGACGGCTTGATGTTGCGAGACGCGGTTCTGCTGCACCGACCAAGCCTCGAAGTGGCCCTCGACAGGTGGCTGGACCAGCAAGGGGTACGGCGGTTGCGCGACGAAGAGGTGCTCACCGTCCGTGACGACGGTAGCGCCGAGCTCGTCTCGGGCGAGGATCGCGTTGAAATCGCCCAGACCATACTGGCCGACGATCCGGCAATCCTGGCCCATGTGCCCGCCGCGCGGTGGCCCGCGCTGCTGGTCCCGCGCGTTGCCAGCACGATCCAGACCGAGCCCACCCGGCCCATCGCCGCGCCCGTCATGCACCAGCTCGAAACGGGTCTTACCCTTGTGCAGCAGCAGACACGGCGGGGCGTTGCGGCCATGGGGCCGGGCGCGATCGATCCATTTGCCGCGGCTTTGGGCATACTGCTCGACAAGGAAAGGCAGTTTCGCCAGGCGGGGCAGTCCAGCTACCAAACCCTGGTGACGAGCGACTTTGCGCCGGCCGTGGGTCGCCTGGGCGGCACCGGCCCGGACGTGCTGGCAGGCCTGGGTCCAAACGGCGCGTTCCTCGCCCCAGCCATTGCCCGCTGGCTATGCGGCAAGGCCACCCCGGCGGAGAGCGCCTGGCTTGGCGCGCGCCTGGTAAATCGCAATGCCGCTTCCTCTCCGGTTGCCGATTTCGGGGCGGCGGCATGAAGGATCAACCCAACCGCATAGGCGTCGACCGGCCGCATCAATTTCATGGCAGCGCCATCGATCGCGGTCGGCCCCTTAAGTTTAGACTGGATGGCCGTTTGATATCCGGCCTTGCAGGCGACACGGTGCTGAGCGCGGTGCTGGCGTCTGGCCTCGACACGATCGGCGAGCACAACGGCACTGCTCTGGCATTGTCGCAGCGTCACGCGCCGACCATCAGCTTTGCTGCCCTCGCCGCCGACCACCAGCGTACACTGCCGATGGAGCGGACGCCGGCCACCGACGGCGCCGACTACATCTCCACGGCGCGCAAGCTGCAGCGCAACCCACTGCTGCGGCTCATGCGCCGCGGCCGCTCGCTCAACATTGACCTCGATCGCGGCGACGCCCTGGCTCGGCCATGGATCGGCAGCCCCGCCGAGGCGGGGCCAGCGGCCGATCTTGTGGTCGTGGGCGGGGGCGTGGCAGGCCTCTCGTCCGCCCTGGCCGCAGCCAAGCGGGGCCTGCGCGTGGTGTTGATCGAGGCCACGCCGATGCTCGGCGGCAATTCGCGGCTGTTCGGTACGCTGGAAGGCGAGCAGACGCCCGATGAACAGATCGACCGCCTCGCCACCGCGGTCACCAACGCAGAAGCAATCACCGTCCTTACCAATGCGGAAGCATTCGCGTTGCGACCGGGCGTGGTGCGGCTGCATCAGGTGGAGATGATCGACGATACGCCGACCGGTCGCGTCGTCGAGATCAAGGCGCCCCATATCGTCCTTGCTACCGGATCGTTCGAGCGGCTGCCGATATTTCCTGGCAACCGGCTGCCCGGGACGATTGGCGCGCTGGAGGCGTTCGAGCTGGCGCATCGCTACGGTGTGTGGGCCGGCAGTTCGGCCTTGGTAGCGACCAGCAGCAGCCCTGCCTACCGGCTCGCCATGCTGGCGAACGATGCCGGCATTACCGTGCCGCGTATCATCGACTCGCGGCCAAATCCGCAGTCCCGGTTCATTGAGTTCTCCAAGGCCTATGGCATCACCCTGGCCGCCGGAACACTGGTTGCCTCGGCCGCCTCCGCCTCCAAGGGCCGCGGACTCGTCGCGACGCCGCTGGTGGCACTCGGGGCCTTTCAGCGGTCGGAACCGGCCATTTCGGTCGACCGGCTGGTGCTTTGCGGCGGCTGGCAGCCTGACCTGACGCTCTGGCACATGGCAGGAGGACAAAGCGCCTGGAACGCCGCGCGTGCTCGTCTTGAACCCCGCTCCGGGCCAGCCGGCATCGCGTTGGCCGGCAGCGCGGCTGGCTGGTTCAGCCGCGGCGCCTGTGTCGAGAGCGGCGGTGATGCGGTCGACGCCCTGCTCGGTCGTCAGCGTCGGGTCGTCGAAGAGCGCCTGATCGACCCGATCTACGAAACGCCGGATGCGCCTGCCCCGATCGGGGAGGTCCCCGACGAGGTGGCGCCGCCCTCCTATCTCGATGGCGGCTGGCGTCATATCGAACGACCGCGCCTCAAGGCGTCCCGCTGGCCCTCCTGGCTTCCCTTCGCCCCGGCGCTGCCGGGCTGGTCGCTCGCCGACACGCCGCAGCCGCTCGACATTGCCGATATCGCCGCCGGCGTGCAGCTCGGCGCCATTCCGGCGGCCAGCGCCGGCATCGTGGCGCAGGAGCGGGTGGCCATGGTCGTCATCGAGGCCGGCGGCAATGACCCGCAGCCGTCGCAGGCGCTTGCCATGCCCCCACCCTATCTCGAGGGCCGTTACGATGGTGCCAGCCTGTGGCTCGTGGCCCCGAAAGAAGCGCGGGCGCTCGATGTCGGCGCCCTTATCTATCGCGATGCCGATGAAACCGACCCGCTCAAGGCGATTGGCGTGGTGGTGCGGATCGTCGATGGAAAGGCCGTCGCCCTGGTTGCCGGCCAGCATGGCCAGTCTGCGAGCGTGCGCGAGCCGGGTCGCGCCGTCGGCATCACGCTGGCCGCGCCCTATCGCGAGGGCGGGTCGGCAAACGCCTAGTTGCGGCGCTCGGCGGAAGCGCGGGCCCGCCGCAGGGTTTCGGCATATTCGGGGTTGAAGCGCACCTCGGCCATCTTGATGCCCGCATCGAGCCGCGCGCCGATGACCGGATCGGCTGGGTACTGGCGGATCAGGTCTAGGTTGCGCTGCAGGTGCATTTCCAGCGCTTGCCCGGTCTGGCTCCAGGCCTGCTCGAACAGGGCGTTGAGCGCCAGCGAGTCGCGGCATTCGCGTATGGTGCTGAGCAGGTAGACGCCGTTGATGGCCGCCAGGATGCGGTCGTCGTCGAGCCGGTCACTGCCCTCGCGGCCCCGGCGCAAGGCTTGGTTGAGGTCGGAGACGACGTCGCGCAGGCGGGGCTCGATGCGGTCCGAGGCCTGCTTTGTCACCCCGGCCAACACCGTGGCCCAGCGGCTGCCGCGGGCAAACTCGATATAGCCCGTCAGCGAACGCACCAGCCGGTGGAAGCGATCGAGGCTGCGGCAGACCAGGTCGATATCGGCAAAGGCGCCCATCGGCTGCAGCACATGCAACTGGTTCTGCGCATGCGCCAGGATGGCGTCGATCACGGGCGTGAAGCCCATGCGGATCATCGAGGCCTCGGTGGCGTTCCCGGCCAGGCGAATGAGGGTGGTGATCAGCCGTGTCGGATTGGCGACCTGTCCGATGGCCGCGTGGAACAGCAGCGCGGCGAGCGGCGGGTCCTGGAGGGGCATAGACTGGAGGGCGACGCCCAGCGCCGCCTCGTCGGTGATGGTGTTGATAGCCTTGCCGAAGGCCTGGGCCTTGGCCAGAAGGGCCCGGTTGCGCAGCGCGGACACGATGACTGGAATGGCATCGCGGGCTTCGTGGCTGCCGAGCGCCGAGCGCAGCCGCTGATCCTTCTCGGGGTCCTGGGCGACCACGGCCAGCGCTGCCTTCACGCGCGCCAGCACTTCGGGTAGCACCACTTCGAGGTCGGTGGCCACGAAATTGCCGTTGGCGACACCGTCGGCCGAAATCAGGTCGGGGCAGAGATCGCGATAGACCCAGGTCCAGATGGCGTCCGCATATTTGCGGGCCACGGAGCCGGCAAACGGAAATGGCACCGGATCCTGCACCAGGATCACGTCGATCAGGCCCGCAAACGGCCGAGCTGCGACACGCACAGCCCGGCGGGCGACCGTCGAGACGGGCATTTCAGTTTGTTTGGCGGCTTGAGACATCAGCGCTGCGGGTACGGAAAGCTTGGCTAACCGACACTATAGCGCGTTGGTAAACAATCCTTACCAGCCGCTGCTCGAACTGTGTCAGGCGGCGCCCTGCACCACGGCCCAGTTGCCGTTCTGCTCGCGGCAGGCAGTGCCCTTCTTCACGTAGTCCTTGCCACCGGCCTTGACGGTGTGGGTGAAGTCGCGGCAGTCCAGATTGTTGACCCGGACATAGGGGCCGACCGCCACGGTGCCGGTCGTGCCCTTGTCGCCGGCCCACTGGCGCGGTGCGCCGGGGCGGCCGAACTGCAAGGCGTAGAACTGGGCGCTGTTGGCCTCGGCAGAATCCTTCGCCGTCATCAGCGCCAGCGCTGCCGGATCGACGAAACCATTGGAGACGCTGGTCGTCAGCAGTGCCTGCTGCGTCGTCTGGGCAGGGCTCGCCACCAGCGGCTGCGGCGTAACGGGCGCCGCCACGACCGGGGCCTGCACCACTTGGGTGGGGCCAGTGCTGGCGCAACCAGCCAGGGTCAGGGCGAGCAGCGGAGCGGCGATCAGGGCAAAGCGGTTCATGGGTGCAATCTCGTGGTCGGTCAGAGGCTCTTGTTGTCGTATTGCGGCAAAAGTGCGTCAGGCCGCGTTGGGCCTGGCCATGGCGCCCAGGCGCGCCGTCGGCAACCGCAATTCCACCAGCAGGCCGCCCAGCGCGGAGCGTTTCAGCGCCAGGCTGCCGCCATACACATCCACCAGTTCCTTGACGATATCGAGCCCCAGTCCGCTGCCAGGCGTTTTCTCGTCCAGCCTGACACCGCGGCGCAACACTTTCTCCACATCGGCTTCGCTCAGCCCCGGACCATTATCATCGATCCGAATCAACAGCATGGTGCCGGTATTGCTGCGCTCGGCATCGAGCCGCACGCCCACCTGCCCCTTGGACCATTTGCAGGCATTGTCGAGCAGGTTGCCCGCCATTTCCTCGAGATCGGCCTCGTCCCCCCTGAACCAGGGCAGCGATGCATCCGGGCGCTGGAAGGCAATGGTACAATCGGGATTGATCTTGCGCATCACCCGGGTCAGCCGAAGCATGATCATGGTTGCGTCGGCCTTCTTGCCCACCACCGACGTGCGCGCGGCCAGCCGGGCGCGCTCGAGATAGGTGGCCACCATCGTGCTCATCTTCTCGGTTTCCGAGACCACGACGTCGGCCAATGCCCCCTTCTTGTTGGCCGCCTCGTTGCGCAGCACGGCGATGGGCGTCTTGAGGCCATGCGCCAGGTTGCCAACCTGGTTGCGCGCGCGCTCGATGATCTGCGCGTTGGAGCGCAGCAACTCGTTCACCTCTTCGGCCAGCGGCGCGATTTCGCGCGGATAGGTGCCGGTCACGGTCACGCTGTCACCCTCGCGCACGCGTTCGACGGCGGCGCTGAGCCGATCTATCGGCCGCATGGCGAAGCGCGCCACAATGGCGCTCATGATAGCCAGCATCACACCCACCGCACCCAGGACGATAAAGGCCTGGCCGCGGAAATTGCCCACTAGGTCGAGGATCTCGCTCAGATTGCCCGTGACCACGATCTGGTAGGTATTGGGCGCCAGGGTAACGGAGCGCTCGACCACGCGCATCCGGGTGCCGAACGCATCGTCGAGGATGGCCGTGCGACGCCCGCCACTGAATGCGCCGCTGATGACCGGCAAGCCAATGCCGACCACGGAGGTGGAGAGATTATAGAGCTTGCCGTCGGCGTCGCGAATGGCCCAGTACCAGCCCGAGCGCGGCCGCTCGAAGCGGGGGTCGCTGAGCACGATGTCAGGGCTTGATGGATCGCCGGCCTCGAGCAGGTCGCCGGCCAGGGTCTCGAGGTGGAAGTCGAGCGTATCGGACAGGGATCGGTCGAGCGCGCGTGAATAGAGATCGGTCAACAGGAACCCGGTCGCCACCAGCGCCACGACCAGCCAGCCGGCAGAGAGCCAGAACAGCGAAGCTGCAATCGAGCCTTTTCTCAACGGGGCACCAAGGATGGGTCGAGATTTGGATCAGGGCGAGCCGAAAGGGTCGGTTTTTGAGAACCGGCGCGCAGCGTATGTAAACATACGTGAGCACCGGAAGCGGAGAAAACCGGCGCTTGCAGGCCGGCCTCATCCAAATATCGACCCATCCTAGTCTTCCGCTATCTGATAGCCCAACCCGCGCACCGTCTGGATGCAGTCATCGGGCAGCTTCTTGCGCAGGCGGCCGACGAACACTTCGATCGTGTTGCTGTCGCGGTCGAAATCCTGGTCATAGAGGTGCTCGGTCAGCTCGGTGCGCGAAATGACCTTGCCCTTGTGGTGCATGAGATAGCTCAAGAGCCGCAGTTCGTGGCTGGTGAGCTTGACCGACTGGCCATCGACCGTCACCTTGCCCGAGCGGGCATCGAGCCGGACCGAACCGGCGACGATCTCGTTGGATGCCAGGCCTGCGGCGCGCCGTACCAGGGCGCGGATGCGGGCCAGCACTTCTTCCATGTGGAATGGCTTGGCGACATAGTCGTCGGCACCGGCATCGATGCCCTGCACCTTGTCGCTCCAGCGGTCGCGCGCCGTCAGCAGCAGCACCGGCGTGGTCCGGCCGGCACGGCGCCATTCCTCGAGCACGCTGAGCCCGTCCATCTGCGGCAGGCCGATATCGAGCACGATGGCATCATAGGGTTCGGTATCGCCGAGGAAATGGCCCTCTTCGCCGTCGAAGGCGACATCGACGGCATAGCCCGCCTCTGTCAGCGCTTCCTTGAGCTGCCGGTTGAGATTGGTATCGTCTTCGACAACAAGAATACGCATGCTGGCCCCCGGTGCGTCTTACTGCGCGCTCAAGACAAGGTTCTGTGCATCCCCGTCCGGCGTCAGTACGCCGATAATATAGACCAGGCCACCGCCTTCGTCACATACCTGAACGGAAAGGATTTCGGCGCTGCCATCGATGCCGGCCGAAGCCAGCACATCGGCAAGCGACATGATCTGGCCCGACGACACCGCTTCCTGGATCTGGCGGTTATCAAGACAGGCCTGGGCATGGGCCGGCGCAATGCCCGCCAGCCCGATGGCCAGCGCGACGGTCACCGGCGCAAACAATTTTGAGGTCAAGGTTTTCATGCCGGCACCATAGGGCGCTGTTGCTGAATGGGACATGAATGAGGCAAAGCCGGCCAAATCTTACAATTTCGTTTTGCTGCCGGCATCGCGCAGAATGGAATTCGCTGTGTGCCGGCTCATCAAATTGCGTGGCACGATCAGGGTTGTGCCCTGCGCATTCGTCCACCTTTCATGGAACCCTTTGGCATTGTTCACGTAGTGAAAGCCATGGGCTCGCAATACTTTGACGACGGCTGAATAGTAGCCGTCGACCTATTCAGGCTGCCTTGCCCGTTGGCCGCTGCCAAAGGATGGCCGGGATGAGGTCTTCCGGAGCGGAGGACTCCCATTCAGCCTTGCTCACGTGATTGGCGATGACCAATCCGGGGGCAACCTCCATCATCACCGATTCGAATT comes from Devosia oryziradicis and encodes:
- a CDS encoding PepSY domain-containing protein; this encodes MAGFASFMSHSATAPYGAGMKTLTSKLFAPVTVALAIGLAGIAPAHAQACLDNRQIQEAVSSGQIMSLADVLASAGIDGSAEILSVQVCDEGGGLVYIIGVLTPDGDAQNLVLSAQ
- a CDS encoding FAD-dependent oxidoreductase → MKDQPNRIGVDRPHQFHGSAIDRGRPLKFRLDGRLISGLAGDTVLSAVLASGLDTIGEHNGTALALSQRHAPTISFAALAADHQRTLPMERTPATDGADYISTARKLQRNPLLRLMRRGRSLNIDLDRGDALARPWIGSPAEAGPAADLVVVGGGVAGLSSALAAAKRGLRVVLIEATPMLGGNSRLFGTLEGEQTPDEQIDRLATAVTNAEAITVLTNAEAFALRPGVVRLHQVEMIDDTPTGRVVEIKAPHIVLATGSFERLPIFPGNRLPGTIGALEAFELAHRYGVWAGSSALVATSSSPAYRLAMLANDAGITVPRIIDSRPNPQSRFIEFSKAYGITLAAGTLVASAASASKGRGLVATPLVALGAFQRSEPAISVDRLVLCGGWQPDLTLWHMAGGQSAWNAARARLEPRSGPAGIALAGSAAGWFSRGACVESGGDAVDALLGRQRRVVEERLIDPIYETPDAPAPIGEVPDEVAPPSYLDGGWRHIERPRLKASRWPSWLPFAPALPGWSLADTPQPLDIADIAAGVQLGAIPAASAGIVAQERVAMVVIEAGGNDPQPSQALAMPPPYLEGRYDGASLWLVAPKEARALDVGALIYRDADETDPLKAIGVVVRIVDGKAVALVAGQHGQSASVREPGRAVGITLAAPYREGGSANA
- a CDS encoding sensor histidine kinase → MRKGSIAASLFWLSAGWLVVALVATGFLLTDLYSRALDRSLSDTLDFHLETLAGDLLEAGDPSSPDIVLSDPRFERPRSGWYWAIRDADGKLYNLSTSVVGIGLPVISGAFSGGRRTAILDDAFGTRMRVVERSVTLAPNTYQIVVTGNLSEILDLVGNFRGQAFIVLGAVGVMLAIMSAIVARFAMRPIDRLSAAVERVREGDSVTVTGTYPREIAPLAEEVNELLRSNAQIIERARNQVGNLAHGLKTPIAVLRNEAANKKGALADVVVSETEKMSTMVATYLERARLAARTSVVGKKADATMIMLRLTRVMRKINPDCTIAFQRPDASLPWFRGDEADLEEMAGNLLDNACKWSKGQVGVRLDAERSNTGTMLLIRIDDNGPGLSEADVEKVLRRGVRLDEKTPGSGLGLDIVKELVDVYGGSLALKRSALGGLLVELRLPTARLGAMARPNAA
- the ccmI gene encoding c-type cytochrome biogenesis protein CcmI, encoding MLFWLIAIAVTAIACAALYYAAGWRVVNADTPESDDANSHFRLVLAGIDADLAAGKLGESEATAAKGELAREILRLKAESGHVAPAGPGFGRGPLLGGLLLVGLLAFAVYGWLGKPDLPSQPLSGRADVAAQQLDLDTAIARIEEQLAATPDDLRGWTVIAPAYVEQARYADAIRAYRRVIELGGATPDLQTSLAEALLLEGQDTDIGEATTLLQAAAAADPSHVMSRLYLASVLTGAERYAEAVPVWTQVLALAKGDEPWLASAQQGLAVAQNGGVASTNDQEAEMIGQMVSGLAERLAASGGTIEEWTQLVRAYLVLGDTERAQAAFDDAVAAYPQAFDRGDLDTLALGAGLTINGAQP
- a CDS encoding DUF1902 domain-containing protein; the protein is MIKRMFSVTAHWDDEAKVFYSDSDIVGLHIEAETIEEFESVMMEVAPGLVIANHVSKAEWESSAPEDLIPAILWQRPTGKAA
- the ccmE gene encoding cytochrome c maturation protein CcmE translates to MTTDTIVRKKGWSRKQKRLAVIAGLAVVVALATTLVLVALRDQIVFFYSPSDVVAREVSAGTPIRLGGLVKEGSWVREGQDNSFTVTDGATDIAARYTGILPDLFREGQGVVAEGSLGPDGSFVATNVLAKHDENYIPKEVVDALKASGEWRPEGGE
- a CDS encoding response regulator transcription factor; the protein is MRILVVEDDTNLNRQLKEALTEAGYAVDVAFDGEEGHFLGDTEPYDAIVLDIGLPQMDGLSVLEEWRRAGRTTPVLLLTARDRWSDKVQGIDAGADDYVAKPFHMEEVLARIRALVRRAAGLASNEIVAGSVRLDARSGKVTVDGQSVKLTSHELRLLSYLMHHKGKVISRTELTEHLYDQDFDRDSNTIEVFVGRLRKKLPDDCIQTVRGLGYQIAED